GGGTGTGACCTGAATGAAGGTGCCGGCGGCGATTACATTTGGGCCTATTACTCCAATTCCGCGCAACCGCGTGCTGCCAAGACCGAAATGTTTAACCGCGATTAAACCTGAAGGGTAACGCATTGCCATAACCGGGAAATGCGTTACCCAACCCTCCCCTGCTGACAGGTTGCTGTCACCAGGGCTGTGGCAGGATGGGGCATCACTGGAAACAGAATGCCATGTCAGTATCAGCCCCATCACTGCAACGCGCCCCGGTTAGCGGCTTTCAACTGGTGTGTCTTTCGGCCGTTCTGTTCAGCACGGCAGGCGTCTTTACCAAGGGTGTTAATGCCGACGCCTGGAGCATCATTTTCTGGCGCGGACTGGCCGCGGCGGGCATTGCGCTGGTTTTGCTGCTGTTGCGTCGCGAATTTTCGCGCGAAATCCGGCAATTTCGCCTGCCTGCCATTTTGGCAACGCTGTTAATGGCCAGTGGCACAGCGGCGTTTGTACCGGCCTTCAAGCTAACCACTATTGCCAATGTCGCGCTGATTTATGCCGCAGCACCGTTTATCGCAGCCCTTTTCGGCTGGCTGTTTTTGCGTGAAAAACCCACCTCTACCATCATGCTGGGCAGCGTAAGCGCCCTTATTGGCGTTACCCTGATTTTCGGGGGTATTTCAACACAGGGGGATTTGTGGGGTAACCTTCTGGCTGGCTGGATGACACTGGTGATGGCGGGCATCACCATCATTTACCGCCGCTGGCCCGATACACCAACAACCTTGCCCGGCGCGGCATCGGCCCTGCTGCTATGCCCGATTGTCGCGGGCCTTGGTACACCGGCGGAAGTTCCGATCAGCGAACTGGCAATACTGGCCGGGTTTGGCGTGTGTTTTGCCTTTGCCTTCATTTTACTTTCGGCCGGGGCCAAACATTTACCCCCTGCCGAAACCGCCCTGCTTAGCGCCCTTGAAACCCCACTGGCACCGATTTGGGGCATTCTGTTTTTCCATGAAATTCCCAACATGCAAACCATCCTTGGGGGTGCCTTGATCATGGTTGCGGTATTTGGCACCTATGGCCATCAATGGCGCAAAAAACGCAAACAGGCCCGCATTGCCTAGCAACCGGGCCTGTTGATTTATGCTGTATGGTGCCCTAACGCTATCGCCAGGCTCAGATCACGCCAGCAGCACGCAAACGTTCGATCTGTTCATCATCCAGCCCACCAATATCTCGCAACACCGCTTCGCTATGCTGGCCCAGGGTGGGCGGGGCAGTTTCATCAAAAATGGGCGTTTGCGACAGTTTTAGCGGGTTGGCAACCGTTGGCACCCTGCCCGCCAGCGGATGATCCAGATATTTCACCGTGCCACGATGTTTGACCTGGGGGTTTTCAAAAACCCGGTCCAATGTATTGATCGGCCCACATGGCACATTGGCCTTTTCCAGAATTGCAATCCAGTCATCGGTGGTTTTTTGTACCATGGCCTGGCGCACCATTGGCACCAGATCGGTCCGGTTGGCCACACGCGCCCGGTTGGTGGCAAAACGCGGGTCCGCACTGGCATCTTCCATGCCTGCGACCTTGCAAAAACTTGCAAACTGGCTGTCATTGCCCACCGCCAGAATGATATAGCCATCCGCCGTCGGGAAGGCTTCATAAGGGACAATATTGGGGTGCGCATTGCCAAGGCGGCCCGGTGCATTTCCCGTGGTCAGGTAATTCATCGCCTGATTGGCCAAAATGGCGGT
The window above is part of the Thalassospira marina genome. Proteins encoded here:
- a CDS encoding DMT family transporter, which gives rise to MSVSAPSLQRAPVSGFQLVCLSAVLFSTAGVFTKGVNADAWSIIFWRGLAAAGIALVLLLLRREFSREIRQFRLPAILATLLMASGTAAFVPAFKLTTIANVALIYAAAPFIAALFGWLFLREKPTSTIMLGSVSALIGVTLIFGGISTQGDLWGNLLAGWMTLVMAGITIIYRRWPDTPTTLPGAASALLLCPIVAGLGTPAEVPISELAILAGFGVCFAFAFILLSAGAKHLPPAETALLSALETPLAPIWGILFFHEIPNMQTILGGALIMVAVFGTYGHQWRKKRKQARIA